GCGAAAGCAAAATGTATACGCCGTTGGGAGAGTGGCCGGTTGAGCAGGCCGCTAATGGAAGTGATTTGGAATGGCTTATCCGCCCACAAAACCTCTCGATTACCCCTGATGATACAGGTAATGGTGTTGTGAGTGATGTGCAGTTTATGGGGGACAGTTGTCGCTATCTCGTGGATGTGAATGGACAAAGCTTAATGGTTTACTCTAACCAGCTTTTAGATATGGGTGACAAGGTTAGACTCGATATTAGGCCACATCCGCCCGTACTATTTGCAGCCTCTTAGAATCGGCTGAATATCTCGACAGAGCACAAAAAAACCGGCAAATGCCGGTTTTTTATTGGTTGAATGTCTGGGCTTTAATGTCCGCAGAGCATATCAATGTAACCATCAGCCTGACGAATCAAAGCCTCTTTGTCTGGTTGTTGGTTGGATTGAAGGTAAAGAATGTAGCAAACACCGTCGAAGAGTCGCGCCAGTTCGATAGCTGAGCGGCGCTCAGGGATAACTCCTTCTTGAATACCTTGATTGAAAAGGGCGGTATATTGCTCGAGTACCACGTTCTTGCCTTCAACAAAATTAGGCCAGATATCTTCGCGAATGGAAGTGCTCCACTCGTACCAGACCTTGAGCCACTCTTTATCTGCAAGTGCCGCATCGATGACAGCGGAAGTCACAAATGAAAGTGAATTGCGGACCTGGTTTTTGCCCAGGTGTAGGTGACGGTAAATAATCTGTTGAAATTCTTTTTCCGCTTCTTTGAGTACGGCTTCGACGAGGTCTTCTCGTGTAGGGAAATAGTTAAACACTGTCGCTACAGAGACTTGTGCCATATCTGCGATATCAGCATGTCCTGCACGCCCGATGCCACGCTTGGAAAACACTTCCAGCGCATAGCCGAGCAGTTGTTCCTTTCTCTGCTCAGGCGACAAACGGGTCCTTGTACGTCCACTTGATGTAGTCATCCTGTTTCCTGCCAACTTATAACGAGTTTGGTTTGCTTATATCTGGCAAACTTTATATTGATGTAACGCTTTACTTAACAACTGCTTGCGGAGTGTACAACAGCAACAAGTTGCTTAACAGCGGCTTGACACTATTGAGCGTCGAAATTTTGACGTGCATCGAGAGTAGGCTTGAGCTGGCGGCAGTGGTAGAATGACCGACCTCATTTACACAGGTAGTCTGACGGGTAGCCGTCGAGGGTTAGAATGAAACATACCGTAGAAGTGATGATTTCAGAGCAGGAAGTCCAACAGCGTGTGAAAGCGTTGGGAGCTGAAATCACTGAGCACTATAAAGATTCTCAGGACTTGGTCATGGTTGGCCTGTTACGTGGTTCTTTTGTATTCATGGCGGATCTGGCTCGCGCCATTGAGCTGCCTCATTCAGTGGACTTCATGACAGCATCAAGCTACGGCAATGCGATGGAAAGTACCCGTGATGTGCGTATCTTGAAAGATCTGGATGACGACATCAAAGGGAAAGATGTGCTGCTGGTGGAAGATATCATCGACACTGGTAACACCCTGAGCAAAGTATGCGAAATCCTGTCTATTCGTGAGCCTAAGTCTATCCGCATCTGTACGCTGCTCGACAAACCAGAGCGTCGTGAAGTCGATGTACATGTAGATTGGTATGGCTTCAAAATCCCTGACGAATTCGTCGTGGGTGTGGGCATCGACTATGCTCAGAAATATCGCCACCTGCCATATATCGGTAAGGTGGTACCACTGGAAGGTTAATCGCCTGACAGCCATGAAAAAAGCGACCAACTGGTCGCTTTTTTGTGTCTGGGTATTTCAGGAGTTATTCGGGAATGAGCTCTGACATAGCTGACTCATAGCCCGCTTCCAATGTCGCAACGCTATTCGCTGTCATTCCCAAATCCTTCAGTACACCATCACTGATGTCATAGAACCAACCATGAATTTTCACGTCCTGCCCGCGTTCCCAGGCGGCACGCAGTATGGTGGAATTACCAAGGTTGTAGACCTGCTCGGCAACATTGATTTCACAGAGTTTATTACCCTGCTCTTCTAATGTGAGGCCGCTTAGGTAGCGTTTGTGCTTTCGGTAGAGATCGCGGATGTGAAGAAGCCAGTTATTGATAAGGCCGAGTTCAGGGTTTTCAATCGCGGCGTGCACGCCACCACAACGGTAATGTCCACAGATGATGATGTGTTTTACCTGAAGCACGTCAACAGCATACTGAACCACAGAAAGGCAGTTAAGATCAGTATGGACAACTTGATT
The nucleotide sequence above comes from Grimontia kaedaensis. Encoded proteins:
- a CDS encoding TetR/AcrR family transcriptional regulator; this translates as MTTSSGRTRTRLSPEQRKEQLLGYALEVFSKRGIGRAGHADIADMAQVSVATVFNYFPTREDLVEAVLKEAEKEFQQIIYRHLHLGKNQVRNSLSFVTSAVIDAALADKEWLKVWYEWSTSIREDIWPNFVEGKNVVLEQYTALFNQGIQEGVIPERRSAIELARLFDGVCYILYLQSNQQPDKEALIRQADGYIDMLCGH
- the hpt gene encoding hypoxanthine phosphoribosyltransferase translates to MKHTVEVMISEQEVQQRVKALGAEITEHYKDSQDLVMVGLLRGSFVFMADLARAIELPHSVDFMTASSYGNAMESTRDVRILKDLDDDIKGKDVLLVEDIIDTGNTLSKVCEILSIREPKSIRICTLLDKPERREVDVHVDWYGFKIPDEFVVGVGIDYAQKYRHLPYIGKVVPLEG
- the can gene encoding carbonate dehydratase; its protein translation is MAQIKQLLSNNVKWSKTIKEDNPAYFAELAKSQHPEYLWIGCADSRVPAERLTGLDSGELFVHRNVANQVVHTDLNCLSVVQYAVDVLQVKHIIICGHYRCGGVHAAIENPELGLINNWLLHIRDLYRKHKRYLSGLTLEEQGNKLCEINVAEQVYNLGNSTILRAAWERGQDVKIHGWFYDISDGVLKDLGMTANSVATLEAGYESAMSELIPE